The nucleotide sequence GAACACCGGCATGCGCAGCTTGATGTCGTCGATGACGTAGCGGCCCTTCGGCGTGCGGTAGTACCAGCGGTAGACGAAGACGGTGACGGCGATGAACGCCAGAATCAGCAGGCCGGAATTCTGGAGAAAGCTCGACACCGCCATCAGCATCCGGGTGATGAAGGGCAGAGGCGCGTTGAGCTGCGTCAGGATGCTGGCGAACTGCGGCACGATGGTGGTCAGCAGAAAGTACGTGATGCCGATGGCGAACACCAGCACCACCGTGGGGTAGGTCAGGGCGCCCTTGATCTTGCCCTGGAGGGCGAGCTGCTTTTCCTGAAAGTCGGCAATGCGGTCGAGCACCGTGTCGAGCGTGCCGCTCGTCTCCCCGGCGCGGACGAGGTTGATGAACAGGCGCCCGAAAATCTTGGGGTGCTCCTGCAGGGCCTCGCTGAGCGGCACGCCCGATTCCACCTCGCCGCGCACCTTCTTGATGACGTTCTCGAACGTCTTGTTGTCGAGCTGACGCTGCAAGATGGCGAGCGACTGCACCAGCGGCACCCCGGCGTTGATGAGGGTGGCGAGCTGCTTGCTGAACACCGCCACCTGCTTGAGGCCCGGCGGGCGGTCGGTCAGTCCCGGA is from Deinococcus wulumuqiensis R12 and encodes:
- a CDS encoding type II secretion system F family protein is translated as MPAYEYRARDRGGRVLKSQMEAESEAQVRDALRARNLMILDIKAPKTGLNADIKIPGLTDRPPGLKQVAVFSKQLATLINAGVPLVQSLAILQRQLDNKTFENVIKKVRGEVESGVPLSEALQEHPKIFGRLFINLVRAGETSGTLDTVLDRIADFQEKQLALQGKIKGALTYPTVVLVFAIGITYFLLTTIVPQFASILTQLNAPLPFITRMLMAVSSFLQNSGLLILAFIAVTVFVYRWYYRTPKGRYVIDDIKLRMPVFGNLIQKSAISSFARTFGLLISSGVNIIESLEITKGTADNAVVEETIENAKNVVVSGDQMSSSLATSKVFPPMVVSMVAIGEETGSLDNMLNKVADFYDREVDEAVESLTAAIEPMMIVFLGGIVGLIVAGMFLPMFSIIGTLSQ